CAGTTCTTTCTGAGTTGGTTCTTGTGTGGGTGATAAACCTGATATGGCAATTGTTTCAATGCCATATCGCTTTTCCCAATATCCATAAGCAGCATGCGAAACTAATAAATTCTTCGTTTTTGAACTCTCGATGGTCGTTTTAAATTCCTTATCCAGTTTTTCGAGCTCGCTTTTTAGCTGTTTAAAATTGGTTTCGAACTCTGCTGCATGTTCTGGCATTAATTTACTCAAAGAGTTTTTAATGTTATTTGCTAAAGCGATAGAGAGGACAGGATCTAACCATACGTGGGGATCTACGTCACCATGGTTATGTTCTTCGCCTTCATGATTTTCCGATTCTGTGTGTTCACCTTCATTTTCATCAGAATGTCCTTCTTCATCATCATGATGATTATCATCAGTGGATTCAATAAGATCGATTCCATCTGCGGCTTTTAAAACTTGTACATCCTCTTTTTCCAAAGCTTCTGTTGCTTTTTCAGCAAATCCTTCAATCCCCACACCTGTATAGATAAATAAATCTGAGTCTGCTAGGTTAATCATGTCTTTTGTAGAAGGCTCGTAGGAATGGGCATCTACATTGGGAGGATAAATACTTTGGACTTCGACGTAACTTCCGCCAATTTTTTTAGTGAAATCTTCAAGCGGATAAATGGTGGTATAGACTATTAGAGAGTTTCTTTCTTTATTTTCTCCAGTTTTTACAACTTCTTTTGATCCACAACCTGTTAACAAAAGGCTTAAAGCTAGAACTGAGGTAGACATAAGTGTAGATATTTTCATAGAATTACTCCTTTGATATATTAAGATTTTTATACAATGTAATAAAACGAAATCGTTACGTTTTACATTCTAAAATATATCTATGCGTTTGTAAATGACTTTAGGAATCATTTCGATTTATTTTTTTTATGGCAAGAAGTTATCGTTCTACCGCTTGACATTAAAATGAAATTGGGATAAAGTGCAAATCGTAATCATTTTGATTTGAAAACGAAAAATTAGGAGGAAAGTAAGATGCGTGTAAAAATTATTTTGCAATGTACAGAAACTGGCGACAGAAATTATATTACAACAAAGAACAAACGGAATGATCCGGAAAGACTCGAACTAAAGAAATATTCTCCTCGGTTGAAACGCTATACGATACACAGAGAAACAAAGTAAGAAAATGCATAGTTATATATGTCCTTTAAAACCTGAGTAATTTCAAGTTAATTAAAATATGTATAAAGTATTCGTAATGGTTATTATTTGTGGATAACGGAAGGGAGAATTATCATGAAAGACACAAGAATTCCGGTAACTGTTTTAAGCGGCTATTTAGGAGCAGGGAAGACCACTTTACTAAACCATATTCTTCAGAACCGAGATGGATTAAGAGTTGCAGTTATTGTTAATGACATGAGTGAAATTAATGTGGATGCAGAATTGGTAAAACAGGGAGGGGGGTTAAACAGAACGGAAGAAAAGCTTGTGGAACTATCAAATGGATGTATTTGCTGTACATTAAGAGAAGACCTTTTAAAAGAAGTGGAACGACTGGTCGAGATTGGAAATATAGATTATATTGTGATTGAATCAACAGGTATAAGTGAACCAGTACCTGTTGCACAAACTTTTTCTTACATAGATGAAGAGTTGGGGATTGATCTTACAAAGCTTTGTAAACTCGATACAATGGTTACAGTTGTTAATGCAAACAGGTTTTGGCATGACTTTGCCTCAGGAGATCTCCTTCTGGAAAGAAACCAGGCTGTAGGTGAAGAGGATGAAAGAACGGTTGCGGACTTACTAATAGACCAAATTGAGTTTTGTGATGTCTTGATCCTTAATAAATGCGATTTGCTTGAAGAGGAACAATTAATTCAGTTGGAGGTTTTTTTAAGAAAGTTACAGCCTACAGCGAAATTTCATCGTTCAATTAAGGGGAAGGTTCGCCCACCAGAGATTTTAAATACAGGTTTGTTTAATTTTGAAGCCGCAAGCGAATCTGCCGGCTGGATTAAAGAATTGGAAGCGCCTGAGCATACTCCGGAAACGGAAGAGTATGGAATCAGCTCCTTCGTTTATAGAAGTTCGGTCCCATTTCATTCTGAAAGGTTCAATCGCTGGGTGGAAAAAATACCAGAAGAAATTGTGAGGGCAAAAGGAATCGTATGGTGCGCAACAAGGAATGACATAGCTATATTATTTTCGCAAGCAGGTCCTTCGGTGCAATTAGATCCGGTAGCTTATTGGATCGCATCCTTGTCCCTAGAGCAGCAAGCCCAATATTTTGAAGAAGACCCGACAGTAAAAGAAGACTGGGATGAAAAGTTTGGAGACCGGAAAAATGAAATGGTTGTGATCGGAATCCACATGGATAAAGAAGTTGTGAAATCTTCTTTAGATCGCTGCTTATTGACAGAAGAAGAGATGATTCAAGATTGGAATAAAATGGGTGACCCGTTCGTATGGAATATTACTACAGCAGTTAAATAAAATGAACGAGCCTACAATATATGGATGTAGGCTCATTCATTTTATTTTGAAGAACCCCCTTTCCATTTTATTATGGATAAATAAATGCCTGCATCTAGCGTTTGTATTTTAATTTAATCATACTTAGGGAGGGATTGATTTGAATAAAGTAAAATTAAGAAAAAGTGGAGAATTATACATTCCTAAAACTCTTACTAAAATATTAAATATTGAAGTAGGTGACATGATCAAAATATTTATAGATGGTAAAAAAATTGTATTAACAAGTAAAGTAGGGTTTGAAAAAGAAAATAAATGTACTTATAATCAAAAAGGAACAATCCATATACCGGCAGAAATTAGAAGATTAAATAATATCGACACAGATACAGTTTTTACTATTACTATCGATGAAAAGGAAAAACGGGTATGTCTTATTCCTGATTTAACAGGTTGAATGAGATTGTGAAGAATTGTACTTAAACTATAGGGTGCTAGAGTTCTCTTATTGAACTAAAGATGCAGGTTAGCTCAACAAGGACGAATGACAGAATAATTGAACTTTGATAAGAGAAAAGTAAATAAAAAAGGATTTTTTTATGATTGGACTTATTATTGCTGTTTTTCTCTTTAATATAATTGCTTTTAAAACTAACAAGCAGTTGACTAAAAATCAAATTGTTCACATTTGGGCATTTACTATCGTTTTTCAGGGGCTTTTTGATTTGTATATTGACCAAAAATACCAAGGTTATTGGTACTTTTCAAAAGATGTTGATTGGTCATCTTTACCTGCACTTACACTACTTGTACCACCTATAAATATGATGTTTTTAAATTGGTATCCATTTACATCTCCATTATTAAAACGAGTTCTTTATTATATTTATTGGTTAGTATTTATGGTGATTTATGAAGTAATAGCATTATTTCCTGAACCTTGGGGGTACTTCTATTATGGATGGTGGAAATTATGGTATTCAGTAATTTGTGATCCTATCCTACTAATTATTTTATTAAATTATTATAAGTGGATATGTAAAATAGAAAAAAATCACTAACGAGAGCGTTTCTGTTAAAAGCAGGGACGCTTTTCTAATTAAAGTAAAGGGTGCTTAAGTTAAAGATGGAGTTGCGGCAAGCAGCTCTTTTTACGTTGGTCAACTAACGAAGCGGTTTATTTTAATAAAGCGTTATATATAAATGGTTTTAGATAACTTTATTTATTGTTCAAGATTCATTTCCCCCACGTGTTGCCAAATGGGTGGCATAAAGGTTGTATTAAAATAAAAAAAATATAGAAAATATGAATATTATCTTATATAATCATTTTATAAATCATAGTATTCAGGGTGGAATTAATGGGTTTTAAAATTGTAATATATAAAGGCGAGAAGTGTTGGCTTATTTATCAATACGATTCAGGCTATTGTGAAATAAAAAAAGAGGGATTCTCTCTTAACAGAATTGAATTAGTTCATATGTCAGAGTTAATTGAAGAAAAAAGAGAAAAGCAGGATTAGGTAAACCTAGCCTGCTTTTCTTTTTTATTGAACTGAATTCACCTCTTGAACTATGGATAGCAGAAGATAAAGATAGAGATCGCTATGTGGTGGAAGAATCTTATTTTGTGAAGAATTATACTTAAAACTAAAGGGTACTTTACCTCACGAACTGGCTGCTAAATACGGCAGCCTTTTTCTTATTGAACTAAAGGGCAGGTTAGTGCAACAAGGACTTTGGGGAATGCTAAAGAAAACTTCAAATATACAAACTGAATCAAGGTGAGTTAAATGAAAAATAAAGTGAAACCAATTTTGATAACAATAATCACAATACTTGCTGTATTTATGGTTGGTAAATATGTATTGGATACATTGTTTGGAGATATGTGTGGAAATGATATTATACAAAAAGTCCCTTCTCCTAGTGGTGAGAATGTGGCTTATGTTTTCGACAGAAGTTGTGGTGCAACAACGGGATTTTCACCTCAATTATCCATTTTAGATAAAGATGACGATTTTCAAAATGAATCGGGAAATACATTTAGGTCAGATAAAGAGTTTTCTATTGAATGGCTTGGTGAAAAGAACCTAAAAGTTATTTATGATAAATCCTCTGAAACTTACGAAATGGATAAAAAAGTGAATGGGATTGAGATTGATTATGTAGGAAAATAAGAGAGATTATGTCTTTTTCAACTAAAGGGTAGCAAGAGCTTAAGATGGGATCGCTGCGGCGTTCTCTTTTTTCTTGTTGTACTAACAGAGTAGTTTAGTTAAACAAGAATAATTACATAATAATATCGGAGGTGTTGGAATGATTACAGTTAAAAATGCTGCAATTTACCTTAAAGATAAAATAGGTGAAAATGCCAATGATATAAAAAAAGTTTGGCAAGCATTTAAAGATTTTTGTAAAGAACCAGTTGAGGGCGAAGAAGAAAAAGAAATTTTATTTCAATGTGGTGTTTTCAATTTTACTGGTGAGAAACTATTTCATTTGGATTTTGTACGTCAGTTTACTGTTTATGATGAAGATGAGTATTCTCATATTGAACAACTTCACTGTGAATTCTTATTTGAACCAACGAATGAGTTAAAAAAGTTAAAGGCAACAGAATGGTCAATGGATTATGATGATAAAGATGGATTTTTCAATCATATTGAAAACATTAAGGAGTTTAAAATACCTTTGAATTTAAAGCCGAAAAAAACAGAAATATATCAAGAAGAAGTTTAAACCTTATTACACTAACGGGTGCGATTGTTCAATAAGGGGCAGTCGCTTTTCTTGTTCTGCTAACGAGCAGGTTAGTGGAACAATAAAGAAGAAAATCCATTTCGCATTTATGTCGCATTTGACCCAAAGTGTGCAGTAAACAAAAAAAATAGACCTCATAGAGGTCAAGAAGACTTATTTAGAAAATCTCTAATTTCATCAGCAGGAATACCTAAATCTAAAGCTTTCCTAATAAGTTCCACCCATTCTTTATCTACTTCTTTTTCACTAGCAATTGCAGTCATAATATCCCCCCTTAAAATATGTACCATTTTAAGGTATCTCAGCCATCATAGTTTAACACCTTAGACCTGTAGCTTTGCGTCCCAAACTTTCGGATGGTTTGCCTTTTTCTAAATATTGTCAATCATATGAAACGATTGTACTACAAATGTTCACTATATTGAACGGAATAAATTCGAAAAAGTTCGACTATAAATGGCAAATTATGTAACAATTCGAGGATAATGTGCAATAGAAGAAAAGGTGCTTGTTCAACTAACGTGTGCAAGAGTTGTAGACCAGAGCAGCCTTGACGAAGCGTGCTAACGAAGCAGTAATTTCTTGTATACCATACATTGAGGAGGTCTATTGTTTTTTTATATAGAAAACAATTTTGGGGATTGTACACACCATACTTTGTCATTTTTCATAGCTAAAAACATAGGAATTCGTTTTTTAAAGGAGCGGATTAATTTTGATTACAGTTAGCCTTTGTATGATTTTGAAAAATGAAGAAGACACTATCGCAAGATGTCTAGATTCTGTAAATAACCTTGTCGATGAAATCATCATTGTGGACACAGGTTCAACAGATAAAACGAAAGAAATTGTTTCTCAATATACTGATCAGGTCCTTGACTTCCACTGGATTGACGACTTTGCTGCAGCACGGAATTTCGCTTTTAGAAACGCCAAAATGGACTACATTTTTTGGTTGGATGCGGATGATGTTTTAATGGAAAATGACCGCATTAAATTTTTAACGTTGAAAGAGACACTTAACACTACCATTGATTCAGTCACTATGCTCTATAATCTCGCGATTGATGAAAATGGAAATGTTATTACCAGTCTTCGGCGTAATCGCCTTGTAAAAAGGGAAAATAATTTCCAATGGTTTGGGGCAGTACATGAGTACCTTGAAGTTTGGGGAAATATTCTAAACAGTGAGGTTGCTGTAACCCATTGTAGGATTCATCACGACACAGACCGTAATCTTCGTATCTATAAAAACCGTCTTAAACGGGGTGAACAATTCTCTCCCAGAGACTTGTTTTACTTTGCAAACGAACTTCTTGAGCATAAAAAGTTTGAGGAAGCTATCAAATACTATAAACAATTTTTAGAAACAAAAAATGGCTGGGTAGAAGACAACATTTCTGCCTGTGGAAGGCTTGCTGAATGTTATGATGCAATAGATAATCAAGAAATGGGAATGCATTTCTTACTAAAATCTT
This genomic stretch from Neobacillus niacini harbors:
- a CDS encoding metal ABC transporter substrate-binding protein, which produces MKISTLMSTSVLALSLLLTGCGSKEVVKTGENKERNSLIVYTTIYPLEDFTKKIGGSYVEVQSIYPPNVDAHSYEPSTKDMINLADSDLFIYTGVGIEGFAEKATEALEKEDVQVLKAADGIDLIESTDDNHHDDEEGHSDENEGEHTESENHEGEEHNHGDVDPHVWLDPVLSIALANNIKNSLSKLMPEHAAEFETNFKQLKSELEKLDKEFKTTIESSKTKNLLVSHAAYGYWEKRYGIETIAISGLSPTQEPTQKELQAIIEESTEHNIHYVIFEQNVSPKIAKIIQEEIGAKALTLHNLEAVTEENIKQNDDYFSIMRKNLETIKTVLND
- the rpmG gene encoding 50S ribosomal protein L33, yielding MRVKIILQCTETGDRNYITTKNKRNDPERLELKKYSPRLKRYTIHRETK
- a CDS encoding GTP-binding protein encodes the protein MKDTRIPVTVLSGYLGAGKTTLLNHILQNRDGLRVAVIVNDMSEINVDAELVKQGGGLNRTEEKLVELSNGCICCTLREDLLKEVERLVEIGNIDYIVIESTGISEPVPVAQTFSYIDEELGIDLTKLCKLDTMVTVVNANRFWHDFASGDLLLERNQAVGEEDERTVADLLIDQIEFCDVLILNKCDLLEEEQLIQLEVFLRKLQPTAKFHRSIKGKVRPPEILNTGLFNFEAASESAGWIKELEAPEHTPETEEYGISSFVYRSSVPFHSERFNRWVEKIPEEIVRAKGIVWCATRNDIAILFSQAGPSVQLDPVAYWIASLSLEQQAQYFEEDPTVKEDWDEKFGDRKNEMVVIGIHMDKEVVKSSLDRCLLTEEEMIQDWNKMGDPFVWNITTAVK
- a CDS encoding AbrB/MazE/SpoVT family DNA-binding domain-containing protein; translation: MNKVKLRKSGELYIPKTLTKILNIEVGDMIKIFIDGKKIVLTSKVGFEKENKCTYNQKGTIHIPAEIRRLNNIDTDTVFTITIDEKEKRVCLIPDLTG
- a CDS encoding anti-repressor SinI family protein translates to MTAIASEKEVDKEWVELIRKALDLGIPADEIRDFLNKSS
- a CDS encoding glycosyltransferase family 2 protein, which translates into the protein MITVSLCMILKNEEDTIARCLDSVNNLVDEIIIVDTGSTDKTKEIVSQYTDQVLDFHWIDDFAAARNFAFRNAKMDYIFWLDADDVLMENDRIKFLTLKETLNTTIDSVTMLYNLAIDENGNVITSLRRNRLVKRENNFQWFGAVHEYLEVWGNILNSEVAVTHCRIHHDTDRNLRIYKNRLKRGEQFSPRDLFYFANELLEHKKFEEAIKYYKQFLETKNGWVEDNISACGRLAECYDAIDNQEMGMHFLLKSFEYDSPRADFCCRIGYRFLHNNKPLQALFWYKLATQLEKPTDNLGKINHACWTWLPHLQLCVCYSQLGNHALAYEHNEIARKYFPDHPSILHNKRFLEPILQKT